The Terriglobales bacterium genome includes a region encoding these proteins:
- a CDS encoding glycoside hydrolase produces MIPRNCRFWLVFCSALAYLIPLAVAAQQYPESLYQEMRWRMIGPFRGGRTRAATGVPSQPNVFYIGVVNGGVWKTEDYGRTWSPIFDAQPTQSIGDIVVAPSDPNTLYVGSGEGLHRPDLSVGDGIYKSIDGGKTWTQLGLRDAQQIPALAIDPHDPNRVFAAVLGHPYGPNTERGIFRSTDGGQTWQKVLYKDENTGGADVEIDPSNPRIVYASLWEARLGPWEDGNEYSGIGGGLFKSTDGGTTWRPLKNGLPADLVQIHVAIASSQPNRLYTVFSTTTSSTYGSGKGLGFYRSDDGGENWYNATSDPRPAMKIGGGDLPMIKVDPTNPDVVYSTSIVTVRSTDGGKTWTSIRGAPGGDDYQNIWINPNNPNIILLVADQGAIVSVNGGQTWSSWYNQPTAQLYHVTTSNTFPYRVCGGQQESGSVCILSRGNDGEITFRDWHPVGVIEYGYAAPDPLDPEIVYGAGRNEVSRFHWSTGQVENVTPIPIRGETYRTERTEPIMFSPVDPHILYYAANVLFISRDGGRTWETISSDLSRQHPGVPSSLGKMAAKDPKADKQRGAIYALAPSFRDVNILWAGTDDGLVWRTRDGGKNWKDITPPELTPWSKVTQIAASRFDDDTAYVSVSRLRIDDLRPYLYRTHDAGKTWQRIVSGLPENAPVNAVREDPVRKGLLFAATETGVWVSFDEGDHWQSLQLNLPRSSARDLWIHDDDLIVATHGRSFWILDDITPLRQLSSQLMHEYAYLFQPQTAYLVRRNTNTDTPLPTDEPAGQNPPAGAILDYFLAAADDAVLEIVDSQGKSVRRYSSKDTPEITEEELDKQLIPLYWIRMPQSLPIMPGMHRWVWDLHYPAPLSARHEYPIAATPHDTPRVPLGPLALPGQYTVRLTVRGRSYAQPLTLKMDPRVKTPMADLEQQFKLQMRLASMLSDSSRALLEARSATRQLEKLPKDVGGTQGESIRAFEKKLTAVVEGPKDSGANSPAEPNLEQVNSDIYALYGSVGQADVGPTIAQVDAVEVAQRSLFAVEKSWNDLKGADLQELNRQLRQANLPEIRPEQDLKAGEGGGNE; encoded by the coding sequence GTGATTCCAAGGAATTGCCGTTTCTGGCTTGTGTTTTGCTCTGCCCTCGCCTACCTGATCCCGCTTGCAGTTGCTGCGCAACAGTACCCCGAGAGCCTGTATCAGGAGATGCGCTGGCGCATGATCGGGCCCTTTCGCGGCGGACGCACCCGGGCAGCTACCGGCGTGCCCAGCCAGCCAAACGTGTTCTACATCGGCGTAGTCAATGGCGGGGTCTGGAAAACGGAGGATTACGGTCGAACTTGGTCTCCGATTTTTGATGCCCAGCCTACACAATCGATCGGCGACATTGTCGTAGCGCCGTCTGATCCCAACACTCTCTATGTCGGCAGCGGAGAAGGCTTGCATCGCCCCGACCTGTCGGTTGGAGATGGGATCTACAAATCCATCGATGGGGGAAAGACTTGGACTCAGCTTGGACTGCGAGATGCGCAACAGATTCCCGCGCTTGCGATTGATCCACACGATCCTAACCGGGTATTTGCCGCTGTTCTAGGACATCCTTATGGACCTAACACCGAGCGAGGCATTTTCCGCTCCACCGACGGCGGCCAAACCTGGCAAAAGGTGCTCTACAAGGACGAGAACACGGGCGGCGCGGATGTCGAAATCGATCCCTCGAATCCAAGAATTGTTTACGCCTCGCTTTGGGAAGCCCGCCTGGGCCCTTGGGAGGACGGCAACGAATACAGCGGAATCGGAGGAGGACTTTTCAAGTCAACCGACGGAGGCACAACCTGGAGGCCGTTGAAAAATGGGTTGCCTGCGGATCTGGTGCAGATTCACGTAGCTATTGCCAGCAGTCAGCCTAATCGGTTGTACACCGTATTCTCCACCACCACGAGCAGCACCTATGGGTCCGGCAAGGGGCTGGGCTTCTATCGCTCCGATGACGGAGGCGAGAACTGGTACAACGCGACCAGCGATCCGCGTCCGGCGATGAAGATCGGAGGCGGCGATCTGCCGATGATCAAGGTGGATCCCACGAATCCGGATGTGGTGTACAGCACCAGCATTGTCACTGTGCGCTCGACCGACGGTGGCAAAACCTGGACCAGCATCCGCGGCGCTCCCGGCGGGGACGACTACCAGAACATTTGGATCAATCCGAACAATCCCAACATTATTCTTCTGGTCGCCGACCAGGGGGCCATCGTCAGCGTGAACGGCGGACAGACCTGGAGTTCCTGGTACAACCAGCCTACCGCGCAGCTTTATCACGTGACCACCAGCAATACGTTTCCCTACCGGGTCTGCGGAGGACAGCAGGAGAGTGGCTCAGTGTGCATTTTGAGCCGCGGCAATGATGGGGAAATCACGTTTCGCGATTGGCATCCGGTGGGAGTCATTGAGTACGGCTATGCGGCTCCGGACCCGCTCGATCCAGAGATCGTGTATGGGGCCGGGAGAAACGAGGTCAGCCGCTTTCACTGGAGCACGGGCCAGGTAGAAAACGTTACGCCCATTCCCATTCGTGGTGAAACATATCGCACCGAGCGCACCGAGCCGATCATGTTCTCGCCCGTCGATCCTCATATCCTGTACTACGCGGCGAATGTGTTGTTCATATCGCGCGATGGTGGAAGGACGTGGGAAACAATCAGCAGCGATTTATCGCGGCAGCATCCGGGCGTTCCCTCCAGCCTGGGAAAGATGGCTGCGAAGGACCCCAAAGCAGATAAGCAGCGCGGGGCGATCTATGCGCTGGCTCCTTCTTTCCGCGACGTCAATATTCTTTGGGCAGGCACCGACGATGGCCTGGTTTGGCGGACGCGAGACGGCGGAAAGAACTGGAAGGACATCACACCTCCAGAGCTGACTCCGTGGAGCAAAGTAACCCAGATCGCCGCCTCGCGTTTCGATGACGACACAGCCTACGTCTCGGTGAGCCGCCTGCGCATTGACGATCTGCGTCCTTATCTCTACCGCACACATGACGCAGGAAAGACGTGGCAGCGGATCGTTTCTGGACTTCCGGAAAATGCCCCTGTCAATGCTGTACGCGAAGATCCGGTGCGCAAAGGGTTACTGTTTGCGGCAACGGAAACGGGCGTGTGGGTTTCTTTTGATGAGGGCGACCATTGGCAGTCGTTGCAGTTGAACCTGCCGCGCAGTTCCGCCCGTGATTTGTGGATTCACGACGATGATCTGATTGTTGCCACACACGGAAGGTCCTTCTGGATTCTGGACGACATCACGCCGCTGCGACAGCTCAGCAGCCAGCTAATGCATGAGTATGCCTATCTCTTCCAGCCGCAGACTGCCTATCTTGTACGGCGCAACACCAATACGGATACTCCCCTGCCGACCGATGAGCCCGCGGGGCAGAATCCGCCGGCTGGGGCTATCCTCGATTATTTCCTGGCAGCGGCTGATGACGCAGTATTGGAAATCGTTGATTCACAAGGCAAGTCAGTGCGCCGCTATTCGAGCAAGGACACTCCCGAAATCACAGAAGAGGAGCTCGACAAACAACTGATCCCGCTCTACTGGATCCGCATGCCGCAGAGCCTTCCCATTATGCCTGGCATGCACCGCTGGGTGTGGGATTTGCATTACCCTGCGCCGCTCTCTGCGCGTCACGAATACCCGATTGCTGCCACTCCTCACGACACGCCACGAGTCCCACTGGGGCCGCTGGCTCTGCCAGGGCAGTACACGGTGCGTCTCACAGTCCGTGGTCGTTCTTACGCCCAGCCGCTGACGCTGAAGATGGATCCGCGGGTCAAGACGCCGATGGCCGACCTGGAGCAGCAGTTCAAGCTCCAAATGAGGCTGGCTTCCATGCTCTCGGACAGCTCGCGGGCGCTCCTGGAAGCTCGCTCCGCGACTCGTCAACTCGAAAAACTGCCCAAAGATGTGGGCGGAACACAGGGTGAATCGATTCGGGCTTTTGAGAAAAAGCTAACGGCGGTTGTGGAAGGTCCGAAGGATTCGGGCGCGAATAGTCCGGCGGAGCCGAACCTCGAGCAGGTCAACAGCGACATCTATGCGCTTTACGGCAGCGTAGGCCAGGCGGATGTGGGCCCCACCATAGCGCAAGTGGATGCTGTCGAAGTCGCCCAACGCAGTCTTTTTGCCGTAGAGAAGAGCTGGAACGATCTGAAGGGTGCAGATTTGCAGGAATTAAATCGGCAACTGCGGCAGGCCAACCTGCCAGAGATTCGGCCTGAGCAGGATTTGAAGGCAGGCGAGGGCGGGGGAAATGAATAG